In Desulfosoma sp., the genomic stretch GACCCATCATCAGAGCGTTAGCCCCCAAAGCCGTAAGTCCTCCGAACTGAAAGAGCAAGGACTGCAGCACTAATCCCAGGAAAATGGACAAAAAGGCGCTCCAGCCCGTGAGAATCCCCACCAGGCCGGGAAGCAAAAGATGAACACTGGTAGGGCCAAGAGGCAAATGAATAAGGGAGGCCACAAAAAAGGCCGAAGTCATGACGGCGATCTTAGGCAGATCTTCGCCTTCCGTTTTCTTAACGCTCAGGGCGACACACAATCCGGAAGCCACAAAGGATCCCACGGCCACGACCGTGGGAAGCACACCGTCGGAAAGATGCATGATACAGTACCTTTTCTTTCGTCATAGAAGCGTTGTCTACATCTTCGGTAACCATGCCTGTCGCCACAAGCCACGGCAACAACACATCACTTAAGCCTTGAGGACGGTAGCCCATAGGAAAACGTCCGAATCTTATGGGGCTTGACGCCGACGTTCCCGACGGGCATGCAGATAAAAGGCGATCCCAAAAATTCCAGAAATATAGCCGATTCCTCCCACAATGTCTTTAAAGTCGGGTTCCTGCATGGCCGTCTTCAAGGCTGCAATCTCCCTTTTAATAGCCCGCAATTCCTGGCCCATTTCCCTCTGCTGCGACTGGAGCGCCTCCAAAAGGCGCAGGGCCTCCTGTTGCCCTTGAAATGGCTTGTCGGCCGAAGGTAAACCCTTCGC encodes the following:
- the cbiM gene encoding cobalt transporter CbiM: MHLSDGVLPTVVAVGSFVASGLCVALSVKKTEGEDLPKIAVMTSAFFVASLIHLPLGPTSVHLLLPGLVGILTGWSAFLSIFLGLVLQSLLFQFGGLTALGANALMMGLPAWWASWFYRFLQRSLGGRAAIAGALAAALAVTLAALILAGLLATGGEDFFGVAKIAVVAHAPVLVIEGVVSGGVVSFLQKVKPELLMASLGRRSL